Proteins co-encoded in one Desulfomicrobium macestii genomic window:
- a CDS encoding PTS sugar transporter subunit IIA, with product MSSNNRTSKTPMYINLIQIAESFGVFEHVILEWVRKNDVPHVHDRDRILFERDEVMDWAASHGLGIQGGFLSEPAPSLANSRELITLLRRGGIWRDVNTADLGQLFERIVRSLPGLSPAVSNLIVQRLLAPGGITAAPVGDGFALPHPSMRVALGEACALVALIQLNAPWGAVQPPDGKPITRLLFFISPTPRLHVNMLGLLARGIASGMLSEALDRGANDETLLQILAECADRQTPRNAGETR from the coding sequence ATGTCCTCAAACAACCGAACATCAAAAACTCCCATGTACATAAATCTCATCCAAATAGCCGAATCCTTTGGTGTTTTCGAGCACGTCATCCTGGAATGGGTGCGCAAGAACGACGTGCCCCACGTCCATGACCGTGATCGCATCCTCTTTGAACGCGACGAGGTCATGGACTGGGCGGCGAGCCACGGGCTCGGCATCCAGGGCGGATTTCTCTCGGAGCCCGCGCCCTCGCTGGCCAATTCACGGGAACTGATCACCTTGCTGCGCCGGGGCGGAATCTGGCGCGACGTGAACACGGCCGATCTCGGTCAACTTTTCGAACGCATCGTCCGCAGCCTGCCCGGCCTGTCTCCGGCCGTATCGAACCTGATTGTGCAACGCCTCCTGGCCCCCGGCGGCATAACCGCAGCTCCCGTTGGCGACGGATTTGCCCTGCCCCATCCGTCCATGCGAGTCGCCCTGGGCGAAGCCTGCGCCCTGGTGGCGCTGATCCAGCTGAACGCGCCCTGGGGTGCGGTCCAGCCCCCCGACGGCAAGCCGATCACCCGATTGCTCTTTTTCATCTCGCCGACGCCCCGCCTGCATGTGAACATGCTGGGCCTTTTGGCGCGCGGCATCGCTTCCGGCATGCTGAGCGAAGCGCTGGACAGGGGCGCAAACGACGAGACCCTGCTGCAAATCCTTGCCGAGTGC